Within Klebsiella sp. RIT-PI-d, the genomic segment ACCATGATGACCAGCAACCAGCGGGGATAACGTAGCGGCTTAATATGATTAAATCGCTTTTCGACCTCCCGGTGATCCAGCAGCTTATGCTCCGCCATAATGACAATATGCTGAACCTCAGTCACGACGTGCATATTGATACCGCGATCGCTGTTCTTACGCGTCGAAGTCAGGCACAGCCCATCTTTAATGGTGGTGAGTACAATGGCATTAGAGGAGATGGCGCTTTCAACACTGTCCATCCCCAGAGCACGACCCAGACGCGTTGATAGCTCTTCAACGAGCGCACTCTCTGCACCATGCTGCAATAAAAAAAGCCCACATTGAATACACAATCGCGTAATGGTTCTTTGCAATGACCGATCGGCTTGCATGGGTAGCCCTGAAATAGAAAATGCAGTGTAAAGAGCTGTTTTACCATGACTCCCCCCTGCAATAGCGGTGACTAAGATCAAAGAATGTGCAAAAAATCTACTATTGTGTATCCCTCATCTTCTGGTTGAAGCGTAAAAAAACACTGATTGAGTTCGCAGGTAATGGTAAAGTTGTCATCTCATTTTTAAAAATACAGTAATATTTACGCAATGAATATTTTTAGTTTTTCTTAAAAGAAAATTCTGTTTTTCTACTCTGGAATTGATTAAATTTTTTTTGTCATTATGAGATATTTATAATGTTCACATTGTCCTTTCAAGAGTATGATGTGATATTAGGGATTGTTGTATGATTTTAGATGTACAATAATGGACATTTACAGGGAAAGGCAAGATTCACTAAAATGCACGTGAATATATTTATTTTACTTATTCACATGAATGATGTTCTATAATCATAAAATAAAGTGATTCTTCGACAGGATGTGGAGGTTATTTGTATGGTATCGGGTTATTGCAAATATGGTGTTATTATCAGCAAAATACCAGTAATGCAAACCGGGCTTAGCGGTATAATGGAACTGCATTTCCCTGAGTATGAACTTACCTCATGTCGATCTCCTGAACAGTTAACGCTTTTTCAACTTCGCCGTGCTACACTGGTGCTGGTAGACCTCTCCAGCGAATTTCATCATGCTCGTACCATTTGCGAACAGTATTATGCTTTAATTTCACAATACCGTGATATTCACTGGATATTTCTTGTCTCTCGCCCTGTTTATCCCTTAGCCGTAGAGTTTTTGATGCGTCCAGAAAGTACATTACTCTCTGATGCAGAGCCTGTTGATCAGGTTGTAAAAGCCATTCGTGCCGGAGGATTATCAACAGAACGCATTAGCCAGATGTTGTTAACTGTCGATAATGAAGATTCCCTTAGTGAAGAAGAGTCTTTGGTCGTGTTAACCTTATCTGAACGTAAGGTATTGCGTCTTCTTGGCAAAGGCTGGGGAATTAATCAAATCGCGGCCTTATTGAAAAAAAGCAATAAAACGATTAGTGCGCAAAAAAATAGTGCAATGCGCCGTTTAGCGTTACGCAGCAATGCGGAGATGTACGCCTGGATAAATAGCGCACAGGGAATGAAAGAGCTGAATCTACTTTCAGCCTATGGAGATTCAATCGAATGGAAAAGAGCCCCGCAAAGCGACATATCGCTATCGTAGAACCTTGCAGAATGACAGAAGTTGGACTGCGTCATTTTTTTGAAACGGCCGCTGGCGATAATTATACAGTACATTTTTTTAGAAACTACGTTGAGTTAAAAGAGGCGCTTGATACGCGTATTTTTTTCTCTGTCATTTATTCACTTTCAGGCAGCAGAGAACAGCGGCGTGAAGGATTGGTACTGTTAAGCGAACTGAGCCAGCAGTATCCAAAAACACAGCGAATTATGCTCGCAAATGATGAGCGCGAAGCTCGCCTGGTCAGCCATCTGGCGCCCTCAGGTCTGCACGGTATTATTAGTAAAACAGCGCCTCTGGATATTTTACAGACTCAGCTTGTAACGCTTTTACGTGAAACACGTCGTATCAATGTCAATGCGCATAATCACTGGTACGTCAGTAATTCGCGTATGCTCAGTCCTACAGAACGCGCTATTCTCCAGTTTATGGCCTATGGGTATTCTATGCCCGAGATTGCTGCACAGCTGGAGCGTAATATCAAAACGATCCGGGCGCATAAGTTTAATGCCATGACCAAACTGGGCGTTAGTTCGGATATGGGGCTGTTACACGCGGCAGATATTCTCATCAATATCCCGGTTGTGGGTGAAGAATATGCGGTAAGAGAAAGCGCAATTGTCGCGCATTAAAGACGTCAGATCTGGCAAAGGATGTGCAGCCCTTCGCCAGCTTTTTCTACAGGCAGACGTCTATCCAGGTCGCCCCGATGAGCTCAGCCATCCGCTGCGGTGAGATCCTTACGGCGCTATGCGTAGCGCCTGCCGCAGGTAAAACCTCCTGATATTGCTGTAGTGAAATATCACAGTAGACAGCTAACGGGTTTTCCAGCCCGAAAGGGCAGACGCC encodes:
- a CDS encoding helix-turn-helix transcriptional regulator, producing the protein MVSGYCKYGVIISKIPVMQTGLSGIMELHFPEYELTSCRSPEQLTLFQLRRATLVLVDLSSEFHHARTICEQYYALISQYRDIHWIFLVSRPVYPLAVEFLMRPESTLLSDAEPVDQVVKAIRAGGLSTERISQMLLTVDNEDSLSEEESLVVLTLSERKVLRLLGKGWGINQIAALLKKSNKTISAQKNSAMRRLALRSNAEMYAWINSAQGMKELNLLSAYGDSIEWKRAPQSDISLS
- the bglJ gene encoding DNA-binding transcriptional activator BglJ → MTEVGLRHFFETAAGDNYTVHFFRNYVELKEALDTRIFFSVIYSLSGSREQRREGLVLLSELSQQYPKTQRIMLANDEREARLVSHLAPSGLHGIISKTAPLDILQTQLVTLLRETRRINVNAHNHWYVSNSRMLSPTERAILQFMAYGYSMPEIAAQLERNIKTIRAHKFNAMTKLGVSSDMGLLHAADILINIPVVGEEYAVRESAIVAH